In the genome of Desulfatiglans sp., one region contains:
- the gspD gene encoding type II secretion system secretin GspD, with protein MHVKNFLKIGALFLMVSIFTAGTVYSARTSEGDEITSSTGEEAASDQPPEINEDFFPPAIPASEQSVTPAARERKAAVPDRSSARVKEEDSRLISIDFDNVDINLLIKFISELTQKNFLVDPNVKGKVTIISPSKISVAEAYRVFESVLEVHGFTTVASGSVTKIISVAEAKSKNIETLVGDEKMRPEDRLVTQIIPLKYANPKDLEVVFKSLISKGSVMVSYDPTGMLILTETKSNISRLMKIIEVLDVPGTGEVVTVIPLKNASAQAMATSIGTVFRSNIGTAKRAATAVAASQITAVPDERTNSVIILASEVDTLKVRGLIDLLDKEIPRGDGGIHVYSLQNANAEDMSKTLMAIPKDTPQQGEQRGTAPVLSKNIKIVADKATNSLIITAEKADYMILENVIHELDRPRSMVYIEALIMEVSMSNKLEIGVQWQVGEVGDNASVYSASNPGVNNFPNIDSSGRVSLPTGLTYGVLGNTISIGGIDFADIGAVFRAYANDSDVQIHSRPQIMTLDNEEANLEVTDEVPFISRRDENTSTGTTGYSNYDFKKVGVKLKITPQINQERFVRLKIEQEVSQVLSVDEAGQPTTFARIANTVVRIKDGQTVVIGGLIDSKDNRTNYRVPLLSRVPILGYLFRSKTTSLDKKNLYIFLTPRIQTNPEEATELYEEKKEHINSIKEGVIRMNNDGKLSEDMRLAGMGYKYLELKEYDKAMKYYEKALLENPDNPYAILNIGYINQVQGNSEKAIEMYERLIAMAPKDVADASTDPLKAGKRLTDIAAENLKSLKKNK; from the coding sequence TGAAATTAATGAAGATTTTTTTCCCCCTGCCATTCCCGCTTCAGAACAGAGCGTAACGCCTGCTGCCCGAGAAAGAAAGGCTGCAGTGCCGGATAGAAGCTCAGCACGTGTAAAAGAAGAAGACTCCCGCCTGATCTCCATTGATTTTGACAATGTGGATATAAACCTTCTGATAAAATTTATAAGCGAGCTTACACAGAAGAATTTCCTGGTTGACCCCAATGTCAAGGGAAAGGTCACCATCATTTCACCATCCAAGATATCTGTTGCTGAGGCTTACAGGGTATTTGAATCGGTGCTGGAGGTTCATGGCTTCACTACTGTGGCATCAGGAAGTGTAACAAAGATAATCTCTGTAGCCGAGGCAAAATCAAAAAATATCGAGACACTCGTTGGTGATGAAAAGATGAGGCCTGAAGATAGACTGGTTACTCAGATAATCCCGCTTAAATATGCAAACCCGAAAGATCTTGAAGTGGTATTCAAATCCCTTATTTCAAAGGGCAGCGTAATGGTCTCTTATGATCCTACAGGCATGCTTATCCTGACCGAAACCAAGTCAAACATATCGCGCCTCATGAAGATAATTGAGGTGCTGGATGTGCCGGGTACAGGAGAGGTGGTCACAGTTATCCCGCTTAAAAACGCATCCGCTCAGGCAATGGCAACAAGCATAGGGACAGTTTTCAGATCAAATATCGGCACTGCTAAAAGGGCTGCAACAGCAGTCGCTGCCTCCCAGATAACAGCTGTGCCGGATGAAAGGACAAATTCGGTTATAATACTTGCCTCAGAGGTTGATACCCTCAAGGTAAGAGGGCTGATTGACCTGCTTGATAAAGAGATACCAAGGGGTGACGGCGGTATACATGTGTACTCTCTTCAGAATGCGAATGCTGAAGATATGTCAAAGACCCTGATGGCCATTCCCAAGGATACCCCTCAGCAGGGCGAACAGAGGGGCACAGCCCCGGTGCTTTCAAAGAATATCAAGATTGTTGCAGACAAGGCAACAAATTCGCTGATCATAACCGCGGAAAAGGCCGATTACATGATCCTTGAAAATGTGATCCATGAACTGGACAGGCCCAGAAGCATGGTATACATAGAGGCGTTGATCATGGAAGTGAGCATGAGTAACAAGCTTGAGATAGGTGTGCAGTGGCAGGTTGGAGAGGTGGGTGACAATGCATCGGTATACAGCGCATCCAACCCCGGGGTAAATAATTTCCCTAACATTGATTCAAGCGGAAGGGTGAGTCTGCCCACTGGCCTTACATACGGGGTTCTGGGTAATACCATCAGTATTGGTGGGATAGATTTTGCCGATATAGGGGCTGTTTTCAGGGCATATGCCAATGACTCTGACGTTCAGATACACTCAAGGCCACAGATAATGACCCTGGATAATGAAGAGGCCAACCTGGAGGTGACAGATGAGGTCCCCTTTATATCAAGAAGGGATGAAAATACCTCAACAGGCACAACAGGCTACAGCAATTACGACTTTAAAAAGGTTGGTGTAAAATTAAAGATCACACCCCAGATTAACCAGGAAAGGTTTGTCAGACTCAAGATCGAACAGGAGGTAAGCCAGGTGTTGAGTGTCGATGAGGCAGGTCAGCCCACAACCTTTGCCAGGATAGCCAACACCGTGGTAAGGATAAAGGATGGTCAGACTGTGGTAATCGGCGGCCTTATAGATTCTAAAGACAACCGGACAAATTACAGGGTGCCGTTATTAAGCCGGGTTCCGATTCTGGGCTATCTCTTCAGGTCAAAAACCACCTCCCTTGATAAAAAGAATCTGTATATTTTCCTGACCCCCCGAATTCAGACAAACCCCGAAGAGGCAACAGAATTATACGAGGAAAAAAAGGAACATATCAACTCCATAAAGGAGGGCGTCATCCGAATGAATAATGATGGCAAGCTCTCTGAAGATATGAGGCTCGCGGGTATGGGTTATAAATATCTTGAACTCAAGGAGTATGACAAGGCCATGAAATATTATGAAAAGGCCCTTCTCGAAAACCCGGATAACCCCTATGCAATCCTGAATATCGGCTATATTAACCAGGTGCAGGGCAACAGCGAAAAGGCGATTGAGATGTATGAAAGGCTTATAGCAATGGCGCCAAAGGATGTGGCGGATGCATCTACTGATCCCTTAAAGGCAGGTAAAAGGCTTACTGACATAGCAGCAGAAAACCTGAAATCATTAAAGAAGAATAAATGA